One window from the genome of Pseudanabaena yagii GIHE-NHR1 encodes:
- a CDS encoding AbrB/MazE/SpoVT family DNA-binding domain-containing protein: MTKPSRIHSIKLISIGNSKGVRLPKVILQKYGFSDTLLLEETEQGILLRQMDNAKLSWEETYQEMAQEQEDWEDFDNTLLDGLEMNEVGS, from the coding sequence ATGACAAAACCGTCGCGAATTCATAGCATCAAGCTCATTTCAATTGGTAACTCTAAAGGTGTCAGATTACCCAAAGTTATACTGCAAAAGTATGGATTTTCAGACACATTACTTTTAGAAGAGACAGAGCAGGGTATTTTGTTGCGCCAAATGGATAATGCAAAACTATCTTGGGAGGAAACTTATCAAGAAATGGCTCAGGAACAAGAGGATTGGGAAGATTTTGACAATACGCTGCTAGATGGATTGGAGATGAATGAAGTCGGCTCCTAA
- a CDS encoding type II toxin-antitoxin system PemK/MazF family toxin: protein MKSAPKRYEIYFADLNPTLGSEISKVRPVVVISQDAMNTLLDTVVICPLTSKLHPKWRSRLQIICAGSEAEIAVDQIRTISKIRLKNKIDILSEDQAAQLRRIVTEMYGE from the coding sequence ATGAAGTCGGCTCCTAAAAGATATGAAATATATTTTGCGGATCTCAATCCTACATTAGGCAGTGAAATCAGCAAAGTTCGTCCTGTAGTTGTAATCAGTCAGGATGCGATGAACACATTGTTAGACACAGTAGTTATTTGTCCATTAACTTCTAAACTTCATCCAAAATGGCGCAGTCGTCTTCAGATTATTTGCGCTGGTAGCGAGGCGGAGATTGCTGTTGACCAAATTCGTACTATTAGCAAAATTCGACTAAAAAACAAGATTGACATTCTATCTGAAGATCAGGCTGCTCAATTAAGAAGGATAGTTACAGAAATGTATGGAGAATAG
- a CDS encoding AAA family ATPase, protein MEKQLKIQQLVDNLAKAIVGKDEAIQLVLVALFAGGHALLEDVPGVGKTLLAKSLAASISGKFQRVQCTPDLLPTDITGTNIWNPQKGEFQFLPGPIFANVLLADEINRATPRTQSALLEVMEETQVTVDGISRKVPSPFFAIATQNPIEYQGTFPLPEAQLDRFALSFSIGYPSEVEELEMLKRLQSGQIGSANLEPCITPEEVLEIRNLATQVPVSDATSEYIVNVVRATRNDEEITLGVSPRGTSALLRSAQSYALIQQALDPSRQSNYVLPDDVKFLAPYVLGHRIIAAGRRSPKNIIQRLLDVVTVP, encoded by the coding sequence ATGGAAAAGCAACTCAAAATACAACAGTTAGTTGACAATCTCGCAAAGGCGATCGTTGGTAAAGATGAAGCCATTCAACTAGTCTTAGTGGCGCTATTTGCGGGGGGGCACGCCTTGCTCGAAGATGTCCCGGGGGTAGGTAAAACTTTACTAGCAAAATCTCTGGCAGCTTCTATTTCTGGGAAATTTCAACGGGTGCAATGTACGCCTGATCTATTACCTACAGATATTACAGGTACAAACATTTGGAATCCTCAAAAGGGGGAATTTCAGTTTTTGCCAGGACCAATCTTTGCGAACGTCTTATTAGCTGATGAGATCAATCGCGCTACTCCACGTACTCAATCAGCATTACTTGAGGTAATGGAAGAAACACAAGTAACAGTTGATGGCATCTCACGTAAGGTTCCTTCACCATTTTTTGCGATCGCCACTCAAAACCCAATTGAATATCAAGGTACTTTTCCATTACCAGAGGCGCAACTTGATCGCTTTGCGTTATCTTTTAGCATTGGCTATCCCAGCGAAGTTGAAGAATTGGAAATGCTCAAAAGATTGCAATCGGGGCAAATTGGCTCAGCGAACTTGGAACCATGTATTACCCCTGAAGAAGTTCTAGAGATTCGTAATCTTGCTACCCAAGTGCCAGTCAGTGATGCAACTAGCGAATACATTGTTAATGTGGTGCGGGCAACACGCAATGACGAAGAAATTACTCTCGGTGTGAGTCCTAGAGGTACTTCTGCATTATTGCGATCGGCTCAGAGCTATGCCTTAATCCAGCAAGCGCTCGATCCTAGTCGCCAATCTAATTATGTGCTACCTGATGATGTCAAGTTTCTCGCACCCTACGTGTTAGGACATCGTATTATTGCCGCAGGTAGGCGATCGCCTAAGAATATTATTCAGCGCTTACTAGATGTTGTTACTGTTCCTTAG
- a CDS encoding DUF3084 domain-containing protein, whose product MAGYTLILAILILGGIIATLGDRIGTKVGRARLSMFNLRPRDTATLVTIATGGMISASTLGILLLLSGQLRDGLFRLESIRSELASSQEQKQKVESELNAAKNEQEKAQQRLEQINKSLVQAVRKQSETQALLQTVENKFQKADEELKKASQQEADLLSRIQNLTKEQENLQNESSQLRQEKERISGELASISRDRETLKQKVDESEQRLIAIEKQRSELTSEIASLETAREQLIVSLEALRKGNVAIFADQILSIGVVRPNLSSADLRQASIQLIQQAERNARELLDFLPDQAPKEPVIKITEAQIEGLLNRIKDGQSYVIRILSAGNFLKRETKIAISADVTLNRQIFARGDEIATLQFTPNLAPQALASRLEQLFLLVSFRARREGVLANPLTGQVGNFPPDALTELFKIASELKSPYEIRAVAKEAIFPASSLTLELVIRQNGIEIARFS is encoded by the coding sequence ATGGCTGGATATACGCTGATTTTAGCGATTTTGATCTTAGGTGGGATCATTGCGACCTTAGGCGATCGCATTGGCACTAAGGTTGGTAGGGCGCGACTTAGTATGTTCAACCTGAGACCGCGAGATACTGCGACCTTAGTCACGATCGCTACAGGTGGGATGATTTCTGCTTCAACCCTAGGTATTTTATTGTTACTAAGTGGACAGCTAAGGGATGGATTATTTCGCTTAGAGAGTATTCGTTCGGAGTTAGCAAGTAGTCAGGAGCAAAAACAAAAAGTTGAATCTGAGCTAAATGCTGCCAAGAATGAACAGGAAAAGGCTCAACAGCGCTTAGAACAAATTAATAAGTCCTTAGTCCAAGCTGTACGTAAACAATCAGAAACTCAAGCTTTGTTGCAAACGGTCGAAAATAAATTTCAAAAGGCAGATGAAGAACTAAAAAAGGCTTCTCAGCAAGAGGCAGATTTGCTCTCTCGCATTCAGAATTTAACTAAAGAGCAAGAAAATCTTCAAAATGAGAGTAGTCAATTACGACAGGAGAAAGAACGGATTTCTGGTGAGTTAGCCAGTATTTCCCGCGATCGCGAAACCCTCAAGCAAAAAGTAGATGAATCTGAACAACGTTTAATTGCGATCGAAAAGCAGAGATCGGAACTTACTTCCGAAATCGCCTCACTCGAAACTGCTCGTGAACAGTTGATTGTTAGCCTTGAGGCTTTACGCAAAGGTAACGTGGCAATTTTTGCTGATCAGATTTTATCAATAGGAGTCGTGCGTCCAAACCTCAGTAGTGCCGATTTACGTCAGGCAAGTATTCAACTCATTCAACAAGCGGAACGCAATGCCCGTGAACTGCTTGACTTCTTGCCTGATCAAGCTCCTAAGGAACCAGTTATCAAAATTACGGAGGCACAAATCGAAGGGCTATTAAATCGTATTAAGGATGGACAGAGCTATGTGATTCGGATTCTCTCCGCAGGTAATTTCTTGAAACGAGAAACTAAGATTGCTATTTCTGCAGATGTTACCCTAAACCGTCAAATATTTGCGCGAGGCGATGAAATTGCCACTTTACAATTCACTCCTAATCTTGCACCACAGGCTTTAGCCTCAAGACTCGAACAACTATTCCTACTAGTGAGTTTTCGGGCAAGACGTGAAGGGGTGTTAGCCAATCCGCTGACAGGTCAAGTTGGCAATTTCCCCCCCGATGCTTTGACAGAACTTTTTAAGATTGCTAGTGAGTTGAAATCGCCCTACGAAATTCGAGCTGTTGCCAAAGAAGCAATTTTTCCTGCGAGTTCGCTTACTCTAGAGTTAGTTATCCGTCAAAATGGTATTGAAATCGCTCGCTTTAGTTAA
- a CDS encoding UDP-sulfoquinovose synthase, protein MKVLVIGGDGYCGWATALHLANKGYEVGVLDNLIRRHWDNELGVATLTPIASIQERIYKWKAVSGQDIELFIGDITNYEFLLKAFRGFEPNAVVHFGEQRSAPFSMIDREHAVLTQVNNVVGTLNLLYAIKEHNPECHLVKLGTMGEYGTPNIDIEEGYITIEHNGRKDTLPYPKQPGSFYHLSKVHDSHNIQFACRAWGLRATDLNQGVVYGVLTEETGTDELLINRLDYDGVFGTALNRFCIQAAIGHPLTVYGKGGQTRGFLDIRDTVRCIELAIANPAEAGKMRVFNQFTELFSIRDLALMVQKAGQTLGIKVEVQNIENPRVELEEHYFNAKNTNLLDLGLQPHFLSEALLDSLLNFAIRYRDRIDEKQILPKVKWRG, encoded by the coding sequence ATGAAAGTACTGGTAATTGGTGGTGACGGTTATTGCGGATGGGCGACAGCGTTACATCTCGCCAATAAAGGCTATGAGGTTGGTGTTTTAGATAATTTAATTCGCCGACATTGGGACAATGAGTTAGGTGTGGCGACGCTGACCCCGATCGCATCTATTCAAGAGCGGATCTATAAGTGGAAAGCTGTTTCAGGTCAAGACATTGAATTATTTATCGGTGATATTACCAACTACGAATTTTTACTAAAAGCTTTTCGTGGTTTTGAGCCTAATGCAGTCGTGCATTTTGGAGAACAACGTTCAGCACCATTCTCGATGATCGATCGCGAACATGCTGTACTCACGCAAGTAAATAATGTGGTAGGGACATTGAACTTGCTATATGCCATCAAAGAACATAATCCCGAATGTCATTTGGTAAAACTAGGTACGATGGGCGAATATGGTACGCCTAATATCGATATCGAAGAAGGCTATATCACCATTGAGCATAATGGTCGCAAAGATACTCTTCCTTATCCCAAGCAACCAGGTAGTTTTTATCATCTCAGCAAGGTACATGATAGCCACAATATTCAGTTTGCCTGTCGCGCTTGGGGCTTACGGGCGACTGACCTAAACCAAGGCGTTGTTTACGGTGTATTAACTGAAGAGACTGGTACGGATGAGTTACTGATCAATCGCCTTGATTATGATGGTGTATTTGGCACAGCCCTAAACCGCTTTTGTATCCAAGCAGCGATCGGGCATCCTCTGACGGTCTATGGTAAGGGTGGACAGACACGAGGGTTCCTTGATATCCGTGATACCGTGCGCTGTATTGAGTTAGCGATCGCTAATCCTGCGGAAGCAGGCAAGATGCGTGTGTTCAACCAATTTACCGAGCTTTTCTCAATCCGCGATCTGGCGTTGATGGTACAAAAAGCTGGTCAAACCCTTGGCATTAAAGTTGAAGTCCAAAATATAGAGAATCCGCGTGTTGAGCTAGAGGAACATTATTTCAACGCCAAAAATACTAATCTCCTCGATCTCGGACTTCAGCCTCATTTTCTATCAGAGGCTTTGCTAGATTCGTTGCTCAATTTTGCGATTAGATATCGCGATCGCATTGATGAAAAGCAAATTTTACCGAAAGTAAAATGGCGGGGCTAA
- a CDS encoding response regulator — protein sequence MTSSTKTLRVLVVDDHELTRCTLQLALSLQACIGSVEVAINGKEAIAKVQKLEPDVVVMDLHMPVMDGWTASSEIKNKYPHVKIVAYSAADGGKAQAISNGANIDAFCDKGACTRSLLEAIKSVS from the coding sequence ATGACATCTTCTACAAAAACTTTGCGCGTTTTGGTGGTGGATGACCACGAACTCACCCGATGTACTTTACAACTAGCACTTTCTTTACAAGCCTGTATAGGTTCAGTAGAGGTTGCCATTAACGGTAAAGAGGCGATCGCTAAAGTCCAAAAGCTTGAGCCTGATGTTGTGGTCATGGACTTACATATGCCCGTGATGGATGGCTGGACAGCTTCCAGTGAAATCAAAAATAAATACCCTCATGTCAAGATTGTGGCTTATTCAGCAGCCGATGGTGGCAAGGCACAGGCAATCTCGAATGGGGCAAATATCGATGCTTTTTGTGATAAGGGAGCCTGTACCCGCAGTTTACTAGAAGCTATTAAAAGTGTTTCTTAA
- a CDS encoding rhomboid family intramembrane serine protease, translating into MSQKINPLNKEQQKKIFILFLLASVFWIVVAINEFLFNRSLISFGIMPQSIVGFRGIFIAPFIHANFYSVAENTVPFIILGWLVINRSIKDFYFVFCSSVISSGFGTWLIGKPNTLHIGAGGVVFGFYGYCLFQIYLERKFAIFYTSIAIAIILCALLFFGILPKQSNISWESFLFGFIGGIIAAKFLASKP; encoded by the coding sequence ATGAGTCAGAAAATAAACCCATTGAATAAAGAACAACAGAAAAAGATTTTTATTCTATTTCTCTTAGCATCAGTTTTTTGGATTGTAGTAGCTATAAATGAATTTTTATTTAATAGGAGCTTGATCTCATTTGGGATTATGCCTCAAAGTATCGTTGGCTTTCGCGGTATATTCATAGCTCCTTTTATCCATGCAAACTTTTATTCGGTTGCCGAAAATACAGTCCCATTTATTATTTTGGGTTGGTTGGTAATTAACAGAAGCATCAAAGATTTTTATTTTGTGTTTTGTTCATCAGTTATTTCGAGTGGCTTCGGAACTTGGCTAATTGGCAAACCTAATACACTACATATTGGTGCAGGTGGTGTAGTTTTTGGATTCTATGGTTATTGTCTATTTCAAATTTACTTAGAACGTAAATTTGCGATATTTTATACTTCGATTGCTATTGCTATAATCCTTTGTGCGCTTCTATTTTTTGGTATATTACCGAAACAATCTAATATTTCTTGGGAAAGCTTTTTATTTGGATTTATTGGGGGGATTATTGCTGCAAAATTCTTAGCATCTAAACCATAA
- a CDS encoding rhomboid family intramembrane serine protease, giving the protein MKQKLQAISGELKTQFKILGSCVIVFWAVVIVNELLFGGRLNALGILPHHLIGLRGILFAPFLHGGFYHVAANTLPFIVLGWFVMLRNINDFYFVSFISALIGGLGTWLVGRPDSVHIGASGVIFGYFGYLLFRGYFERSFVAIAISVIVAMIYGGLVWGVLPTRAYISWEGHLFGFIGGIIAAKMLSESKNNRL; this is encoded by the coding sequence GTGAAGCAAAAGCTACAAGCAATTAGTGGAGAACTAAAAACTCAATTTAAGATTTTAGGAAGTTGCGTCATAGTCTTTTGGGCTGTAGTTATTGTTAATGAATTATTGTTTGGTGGCAGGCTTAATGCTTTAGGGATTCTGCCTCATCACTTGATAGGTTTGCGCGGTATTCTGTTTGCTCCCTTTTTGCATGGAGGGTTTTATCATGTTGCCGCTAATACACTGCCCTTTATTGTTTTAGGGTGGTTTGTGATGTTACGAAACATCAATGATTTTTATTTCGTATCTTTTATATCAGCGTTAATCGGTGGTCTAGGAACATGGCTAGTAGGTAGACCTGATTCTGTACACATTGGTGCGAGTGGCGTAATTTTTGGATATTTTGGATATTTGCTATTTCGGGGTTACTTTGAGCGAAGTTTTGTGGCGATCGCAATTTCCGTGATAGTCGCTATGATCTATGGCGGATTAGTTTGGGGGGTATTACCAACACGAGCCTACATTTCTTGGGAAGGACATTTGTTTGGGTTTATTGGTGGAATTATTGCCGCTAAGATGCTATCTGAGAGTAAGAATAATAGACTTTAG
- the ftsH gene encoding ATP-dependent zinc metalloprotease FtsH: MKSSWRTALLWLLPIAIIGFFGWQTLVARPAPSRPTVNAANTRIAYGRFLEYLDEHRVRKVDIFDGGRTAVIVASDPQIEGKEQRARVDLPLYAPELMDKLNEGGVDLAIYPPSNNGAIWSVLSNLVFPVALIAGLFFLFRRSNQMGGPGQAMDFGKSKARFAMDAKTGVMFDDVAGIEEAKEELQEVVTFLKKPERFTAVGAKIPKGVLLIGPPGTGKTLLAKAIAGEAGVPFFSVSGSEFVEMFVGVGASRVRDLFKKAKENAPCIIFIDEIDAVGRQRGAGIGGGNDEREQTLNQILTEMDGFEGNSGVIVIAATNRADVLDSALLRPGRFDRQINVDPPDIKGRLQVLNVHARDKKISPEVSLEAIARRTPGFAGADLANLLNEAAILTARRRKDAMTMAEIDDAVDRIIAGLEGKALVDSRNKRLIAYHEVGHAIVGTLMKEHDPVQKVTLIPRGQAAGLTWFTPDEEQTLISRGQILARITAALGGRAAEEAVFGSAEVTTGAGGDLQQVSGMARQMVTRFGMSNIGQLALEGQSSEVFLGRSMGGGSQYSEDISAKIDQQVREIVQKCYQTALQIVYENRTAIDRVVDLLIEAETLDGDEFRRIISEYTTVPVKERFVPQI, translated from the coding sequence ATGAAATCCTCTTGGAGAACTGCACTGCTGTGGTTGCTGCCCATAGCGATAATTGGCTTTTTTGGCTGGCAGACATTAGTTGCTCGTCCTGCCCCTAGTCGTCCAACGGTGAATGCAGCAAATACCCGCATCGCCTACGGAAGATTTCTTGAGTATCTTGATGAACATCGAGTACGCAAGGTCGATATTTTTGATGGTGGTCGCACGGCGGTAATCGTAGCAAGCGATCCCCAAATTGAGGGCAAAGAGCAACGCGCTAGAGTTGACTTGCCACTATATGCCCCAGAGTTGATGGACAAACTCAATGAAGGTGGTGTGGACTTAGCAATTTATCCACCTAGCAACAATGGCGCGATCTGGAGTGTTCTTAGCAATTTAGTTTTCCCCGTTGCTTTAATCGCAGGTTTATTTTTCCTATTCCGTCGTTCCAATCAAATGGGCGGTCCCGGACAAGCTATGGACTTTGGTAAGTCTAAGGCGCGTTTTGCGATGGATGCCAAGACAGGTGTAATGTTTGATGATGTCGCTGGTATCGAAGAAGCTAAGGAAGAACTACAAGAAGTTGTCACTTTCTTGAAAAAGCCTGAACGCTTTACCGCCGTTGGCGCAAAGATTCCTAAGGGTGTTTTGTTAATTGGACCTCCCGGAACTGGTAAGACCTTGCTTGCCAAGGCGATCGCTGGTGAAGCTGGCGTACCTTTCTTCTCCGTGTCTGGTTCTGAGTTCGTGGAAATGTTCGTCGGTGTTGGCGCATCCCGTGTCCGTGACTTGTTCAAGAAGGCGAAAGAAAACGCACCTTGCATCATCTTTATCGATGAAATTGATGCGGTAGGTCGTCAACGTGGCGCTGGTATCGGTGGCGGTAATGACGAACGCGAACAAACCCTCAACCAAATCCTCACGGAAATGGATGGTTTTGAAGGTAACTCTGGTGTGATCGTTATTGCCGCAACTAACCGTGCTGATGTCCTTGACTCCGCCCTGTTGCGTCCCGGTCGTTTTGATCGCCAAATCAATGTCGATCCACCTGATATCAAGGGTCGTTTGCAAGTATTGAATGTTCATGCTCGCGACAAAAAAATTAGCCCTGAAGTTTCCCTAGAAGCGATCGCCCGTCGTACCCCCGGGTTTGCGGGTGCTGACCTTGCGAACTTACTTAATGAAGCCGCAATTCTCACCGCTCGTCGTCGTAAGGATGCGATGACGATGGCAGAAATTGATGACGCTGTAGATCGCATCATTGCGGGTCTAGAAGGCAAAGCCCTCGTTGATAGCCGTAATAAGCGTTTGATTGCTTATCACGAAGTTGGTCACGCGATCGTCGGTACTTTGATGAAGGAGCATGATCCTGTGCAGAAAGTGACTCTCATTCCTAGAGGACAGGCGGCTGGTTTGACATGGTTTACTCCCGATGAAGAACAAACCCTGATCTCTCGTGGTCAAATCCTTGCTCGCATCACGGCTGCCCTCGGTGGACGTGCTGCGGAAGAAGCTGTATTTGGTTCTGCGGAAGTGACTACTGGCGCAGGTGGTGACTTACAACAGGTCAGTGGCATGGCGCGTCAGATGGTGACTCGCTTTGGTATGTCCAATATCGGTCAACTTGCCCTCGAAGGTCAAAGCTCTGAAGTATTCCTCGGACGTAGCATGGGTGGCGGATCCCAATATTCTGAAGATATTTCAGCAAAGATCGATCAACAAGTTCGTGAAATCGTGCAGAAATGCTATCAAACAGCGCTGCAAATTGTGTATGAAAACCGCACAGCGATCGATCGCGTTGTCGATCTTCTCATTGAAGCAGAAACGCTAGATGGCGATGAGTTTCGTCGCATCATCTCTGAGTACACTACCGTTCCTGTAAAAGAACGTTTTGTTCCTCAGATCTAA
- the crcB gene encoding fluoride efflux transporter CrcB, with amino-acid sequence MSDIMNVLMIALGAVAGALSRFYITEWTKAKFGTKFPYATFAINLTGCLAIGFFFTISKGITGYPAELDLLIRIGFLGSYTTFSTYGFDTLTLLRSKQIVATVFYWLGSVIFGLGAVVLGAAIAKFI; translated from the coding sequence ATGTCTGACATTATGAATGTTCTTATGATTGCATTAGGGGCAGTTGCTGGAGCACTGTCGCGTTTTTACATTACAGAATGGACAAAAGCCAAATTTGGTACGAAATTTCCCTATGCTACCTTCGCCATTAACTTAACTGGATGCTTAGCTATAGGATTCTTTTTCACCATTTCTAAAGGAATTACTGGTTATCCTGCGGAATTAGATTTATTAATTAGAATTGGATTTTTAGGTTCCTATACTACCTTCTCAACCTATGGTTTTGATACACTCACTTTATTGCGGAGTAAACAAATCGTGGCAACAGTTTTCTATTGGTTAGGAAGCGTGATATTCGGTTTAGGGGCAGTGGTTTTAGGGGCAGCGATCGCTAAGTTTATATAA
- a CDS encoding fluoride efflux transporter FluC, producing MDWLKGRYAIAIAIGAVFGALSRFYGTELAKVIWGKDFGFYGTFLINVTGCLLIAYILTLATEHIRNISPELRLMTTTGFCGAYTTFSSYGLEARGFLEQRNITMLLIYLGGSAIVSMIAIQAGVLLARASAKNF from the coding sequence ATGGATTGGTTGAAGGGACGTTATGCCATAGCGATCGCGATCGGTGCAGTATTTGGAGCCTTGAGTCGTTTTTATGGAACGGAATTGGCTAAGGTAATATGGGGTAAGGATTTTGGATTTTACGGGACTTTCTTGATCAATGTAACGGGTTGTTTGCTCATTGCCTATATTCTGACATTAGCAACTGAGCATATTCGCAACATCTCACCAGAATTACGCCTCATGACAACCACTGGCTTCTGTGGCGCATATACTACTTTCTCATCCTATGGATTAGAAGCTAGAGGTTTTCTCGAACAGAGGAATATCACAATGTTATTAATTTATTTAGGTGGTAGTGCGATCGTTAGTATGATTGCTATCCAAGCTGGTGTTTTATTAGCAAGGGCAAGTGCCAAAAACTTTTAG
- a CDS encoding bestrophin family protein, protein MKKDSWFHIALRWRGSVVPEVLPRSLLCGLFGGLIYILHLFKIQVSLPILGSIIPNIVLGLLLVFRTNTAYERFWEGRKAWGLLVNTVRNLTRQILVAISEQEPHDRQAKITAVKLLPAFAIALKLHLRSEAINAELAANLSAAQFDRLKTMNHPPLEIAFWISSYLQEQTHQGKLDRYQLGDMINLLHQMTDVVGICERILRTPMPLAYSIHLKQLLMIYCLSLPFQMVNQLEWMTAPIVALISFTLLGIEEIGIQIEDPFGHDANDLPLDNICNTMIRNIEDLILVSDTQANKN, encoded by the coding sequence ATGAAAAAAGATAGTTGGTTTCACATTGCACTACGATGGAGAGGCTCAGTTGTTCCAGAAGTATTGCCCCGCTCTCTATTATGTGGATTGTTTGGCGGTCTAATTTACATTCTCCATCTATTTAAGATTCAAGTTTCCCTTCCGATTTTAGGTAGCATCATTCCGAATATTGTGTTGGGCTTATTGTTAGTATTCCGTACTAATACAGCCTATGAAAGATTTTGGGAAGGTCGTAAAGCATGGGGACTGTTGGTAAATACGGTACGGAATCTAACCCGACAAATATTAGTCGCAATTTCAGAACAGGAACCTCACGATCGCCAAGCCAAAATCACCGCAGTTAAGCTATTGCCAGCCTTTGCGATCGCCTTAAAACTACATTTGCGATCGGAGGCAATTAATGCAGAGCTAGCAGCTAATCTCTCTGCTGCCCAATTTGATCGTCTAAAAACGATGAATCATCCACCACTCGAAATTGCCTTTTGGATTAGTAGCTATTTGCAAGAACAAACTCATCAGGGCAAACTCGATCGCTATCAGCTAGGCGATATGATTAACCTATTGCATCAAATGACTGATGTTGTGGGCATTTGTGAGCGCATTCTCAGAACCCCAATGCCCCTAGCCTATTCTATCCACCTTAAGCAGTTACTCATGATTTATTGTCTGTCACTACCATTTCAAATGGTTAATCAACTGGAATGGATGACAGCCCCAATTGTTGCTTTGATTAGTTTTACGCTCTTAGGTATTGAAGAGATTGGCATTCAAATAGAAGATCCCTTTGGACATGATGCTAATGATTTGCCCTTGGACAATATCTGCAATACGATGATCCGTAATATCGAAGATTTGATCCTTGTTAGTGATACTCAGGCAAATAAGAATTAA